A stretch of Thermococcus bergensis DNA encodes these proteins:
- a CDS encoding UPF0146 family protein → MSFEKLAMFLVERHPEGKFVEIGVGFNFKVALKLKELGREVLVVDWNAEAVKKAKELGLEAYVDDVFSPRLEIYRNATAIYSVRPTPEIVEPILKLGKLLKTPVYILPFSLDSMPRILKLENYNGLPVYTWRPYGKDI, encoded by the coding sequence ATGAGTTTTGAGAAACTCGCTATGTTCCTAGTCGAAAGACATCCAGAGGGAAAATTCGTTGAAATAGGAGTTGGATTCAACTTTAAAGTAGCATTAAAGCTAAAAGAACTCGGAAGAGAGGTTTTAGTTGTGGATTGGAACGCCGAGGCAGTTAAAAAGGCCAAGGAATTAGGATTGGAAGCTTATGTGGATGATGTTTTTTCACCGAGGTTGGAGATATACAGGAACGCAACTGCTATATATTCTGTTCGGCCAACCCCAGAAATCGTTGAGCCAATTTTAAAACTGGGCAAACTGCTTAAAACCCCTGTGTACATTTTGCCGTTTTCTCTCGATTCAATGCCCAGAATTTTGAAGCTCGAAAACTACAATGGATTACCCGTTTACACCTGGAGGCCATACGGGAAAGATATATAA
- a CDS encoding MBL fold metallo-hydrolase produces the protein MVEIIFLGSGGGRFITITQFRPTGGFFINSSKRIYIDPGPGALVRAWRYKIDPRKIDVLFVSHRHTDHCNDAEIMVEGMTVGVTKKRGTLIASKSVVYGDENHTPAVSKYHLDSLEEVHIPNPGERIQLGEDEMTITPTVHSDPTAIGFILKTRLGKIGYIPDTEYFEELKKIYDGVRLLIASVTRPTNMKIPYHLCTEDVIYMLKDMKQKPEMLIMSHIGMKMHFANPYKEAKFIENVTGVKTLVAKEGFKVKMEKTDIKLRTLRPAREL, from the coding sequence TTGGTAGAGATAATCTTTTTGGGAAGTGGTGGCGGAAGATTCATTACAATAACACAGTTTCGACCTACCGGCGGATTCTTTATAAATTCGAGTAAAAGGATATACATAGACCCAGGACCCGGAGCTTTAGTTAGAGCATGGAGGTACAAGATAGATCCAAGAAAGATAGACGTACTTTTTGTTTCTCATCGACATACAGACCACTGTAACGATGCCGAAATTATGGTGGAAGGAATGACAGTAGGGGTTACAAAAAAACGGGGCACACTCATAGCCTCAAAGAGCGTAGTTTACGGAGACGAGAATCACACTCCCGCAGTATCTAAATATCATCTAGATTCACTAGAAGAAGTTCATATCCCTAATCCAGGGGAGAGAATCCAGCTTGGAGAAGATGAAATGACAATAACTCCCACTGTACATTCAGATCCCACTGCAATAGGATTTATATTAAAAACACGTCTTGGGAAAATAGGGTACATTCCAGACACGGAGTATTTTGAAGAGCTGAAAAAAATATATGATGGTGTTAGGCTATTGATAGCCTCGGTAACAAGACCAACAAATATGAAAATTCCCTATCATCTCTGCACTGAAGATGTAATCTACATGCTGAAAGACATGAAACAAAAACCAGAGATGCTCATAATGAGTCACATAGGCATGAAAATGCATTTTGCAAACCCATATAAAGAGGCCAAGTTCATAGAAAACGTGACAGGAGTAAAGACTTTGGTCGCAAAAGAGGGATTCAAGGTCAAAATGGAAAAAACAGATATAAAATTAAGAACTCTTAGACCTGCTAGAGAACTCTGA
- a CDS encoding glucodextranase DOMON-like domain-containing protein has translation MKKGLALFFVFLVLLSTAGAGVKAETPKPLNVVIVWHQHQPYYYDPIQDIYTRPWVRLHAANNYWKMANYLSKYPDVHVAIDLSGSLIAQLADYMNGKKDTYQIVTEKIATGEPLTLEDKWFMLQAPGGFFDHTIPWNGEPVADENGNPYRKQWKRYTELKDKRESAFKKYANLPLNEQKVKITSEFTEQDYIDLAVLFNLAWTDYNYIINTPELKVLYDKVDVGGYTREDVATVLKHQMWLLNHTFEEHEKINYLLGNGNVEVTVVPYAHPIGPLLNDFGWYEDFDAHVKKAHELYKEYLGDNRVEPQGGWAAESALNDKTLEILANNGWKWVMTDQMVLDILGIPNTVENYYKPWVAEFNGKKIYLFPRNHDLSDRVGFRYSGMNQYQAVEDFVNELLRIQKENYDGSLVYVVTLDGENPWEHYPFDGKIFLEELYKKLTELQKQGLIRTVTPSEYIQMYGDKANKLTPKLMKRLDFTTEEKVNALLTAQSLGELYDIVGVEENMQWPESSWIDGTLSTWIGEPQENLGWYWLYLGRKALFENKDKVADWDTAYEYLLRAEASDWFWWYGSDQDSGQDYTFDRYLKAYLYEMYKFAGLEIPSYLFGNYFPNGEPYVTRELTGVQEGEKKTWSSLSPLADGVELYFNEEGLHFVVKTTKEFEISIFEPGKVVGNTFTLLQNKPSGLRYDIFPFSKDSVGLMITTHIVVKDGKAEIYKAIDYEAYEKTGEVNIKETESGVEVIVPFDYLDSPSDFYFAVSTVDDKGELEVITTPIQVKLPKQVEGVVVAEIQDVEGDDYGLGSYTYPTNKVFVPGHLDLLKVRVLEKPNSYVFEYYFKDLGGNPWNGPNGFSLQIIEAYFDFKEGGNTSAIKMFPDGPGSNVDLDPEHPWDLAIRVAGWDYGNIVVLSDGTRYQGEMKISADPARNAIVVEVPKKYLPKVPDYMAVLVGSQDGYGPDKWRPVAVEAEEWKGGGAPADAVIAGVAPRVYDLLVPEGFKPTQEEQLSSYDAESGKRATVKMIPVTTATNVIIEATDPQGDDHGPGSYTYATNKVFVPGHLDLLKFRMLDSGETYTLEFYFADLGGNPWNGPNGFSLQIIEVYLDFKDGGNSSAIKMFPDGPGSNVDLDPEHPWDLAIRVAGWDYGNIIVLPDGTSYQGEMKISADPTKNAIIVEVPKKYIEINEDYGLYGAVLVGSQDGYGPDKWRPVAVEAEEWKGGGADVNAVVAGVAPRVYDLLVPEGFKPTQEEQLSSYDAESGKRATVKMIPLFGVEEKPVESETPTKTESPTPSETSPTSTTSSPTTSSTPTSSPSPTETGGICGPAALVGLALIPLLLRRKME, from the coding sequence ATGAAAAAAGGTCTAGCATTGTTTTTTGTATTTTTGGTTCTTTTAAGCACTGCTGGAGCTGGAGTAAAGGCAGAGACGCCCAAACCATTAAACGTTGTTATTGTATGGCATCAGCACCAGCCATACTACTACGATCCAATCCAAGATATCTACACCCGCCCATGGGTTAGACTGCATGCAGCAAACAACTATTGGAAGATGGCAAACTATCTTAGCAAATACCCGGATGTACATGTTGCTATAGACTTGTCAGGTTCTCTAATTGCCCAGCTTGCGGACTACATGAACGGCAAAAAAGATACCTACCAGATAGTCACGGAGAAAATAGCAACTGGAGAACCACTAACACTTGAAGACAAATGGTTTATGCTACAAGCCCCAGGAGGATTTTTTGACCACACAATCCCGTGGAATGGAGAGCCCGTTGCAGACGAAAACGGCAATCCCTACAGAAAGCAGTGGAAGAGATACACAGAACTCAAGGACAAAAGAGAAAGTGCGTTTAAAAAGTATGCAAACCTGCCTTTAAATGAGCAAAAAGTAAAGATAACGAGTGAATTCACAGAGCAGGATTACATTGACTTGGCTGTCCTGTTCAACTTGGCTTGGACTGACTATAACTACATAATCAACACCCCCGAGCTTAAGGTACTTTACGACAAAGTGGATGTTGGGGGCTACACAAGAGAAGACGTGGCAACCGTGCTAAAGCACCAGATGTGGCTTCTTAATCACACGTTTGAAGAACACGAAAAAATAAACTACCTCCTTGGAAATGGAAATGTCGAAGTTACTGTAGTTCCTTATGCTCATCCAATTGGGCCACTGCTCAACGACTTTGGATGGTATGAGGATTTTGATGCTCACGTAAAGAAAGCCCACGAGCTCTACAAGGAGTATCTTGGAGATAACAGAGTTGAACCCCAGGGCGGATGGGCTGCGGAGAGCGCGTTAAATGATAAGACCCTCGAAATACTGGCAAACAACGGATGGAAATGGGTAATGACAGATCAAATGGTTCTCGATATCCTTGGAATCCCAAACACAGTTGAAAACTATTACAAGCCTTGGGTGGCTGAATTTAACGGTAAGAAAATCTACCTCTTCCCAAGAAACCACGACTTAAGTGACAGAGTTGGGTTTAGGTATTCAGGCATGAACCAATACCAAGCCGTTGAGGATTTTGTAAACGAACTCCTCAGGATACAAAAAGAGAACTACGATGGGAGCCTAGTTTATGTAGTAACCCTCGATGGAGAGAACCCATGGGAGCACTATCCATTTGATGGCAAAATATTCCTTGAGGAGCTGTACAAGAAGCTAACCGAACTTCAAAAGCAGGGCCTAATAAGGACGGTAACTCCAAGCGAGTACATCCAGATGTATGGCGACAAGGCCAACAAACTTACTCCAAAGCTCATGAAGAGGCTTGATTTTACAACAGAGGAGAAAGTCAATGCCCTGTTAACGGCTCAAAGCCTCGGCGAGCTTTATGACATCGTTGGCGTTGAAGAGAATATGCAGTGGCCCGAGTCCAGCTGGATTGACGGAACACTCTCAACATGGATTGGCGAGCCGCAGGAGAACCTTGGATGGTACTGGCTCTACCTGGGAAGGAAAGCACTATTTGAGAACAAAGATAAAGTTGCCGACTGGGACACTGCATACGAGTATCTTTTAAGGGCAGAGGCAAGTGACTGGTTCTGGTGGTATGGAAGCGACCAAGACAGCGGACAGGATTATACATTCGACCGATACCTCAAGGCCTATCTCTACGAGATGTACAAGTTCGCCGGTCTGGAAATCCCAAGCTATCTCTTCGGAAACTACTTCCCCAATGGGGAGCCGTATGTAACAAGGGAACTAACAGGAGTACAGGAAGGGGAGAAAAAGACTTGGTCAAGCTTGTCACCACTTGCAGATGGCGTAGAGCTGTACTTTAATGAGGAAGGACTTCACTTTGTTGTTAAAACTACAAAAGAGTTCGAAATAAGCATCTTTGAACCAGGAAAGGTCGTGGGTAACACGTTCACACTCCTACAGAATAAGCCCAGTGGGCTTAGGTACGATATCTTCCCGTTCAGCAAAGACAGCGTTGGGCTTATGATAACCACGCACATAGTCGTAAAGGATGGAAAAGCTGAAATCTACAAGGCAATTGATTACGAAGCATATGAAAAGACCGGGGAAGTGAACATAAAAGAAACAGAAAGCGGGGTTGAAGTCATAGTCCCATTCGATTATCTGGACAGTCCCTCCGACTTCTACTTCGCAGTTTCAACAGTTGACGATAAAGGAGAACTCGAAGTAATAACCACTCCAATCCAAGTAAAACTTCCAAAGCAGGTGGAAGGAGTTGTGGTTGCAGAAATTCAGGATGTTGAAGGAGATGATTATGGTCTTGGAAGCTACACTTATCCCACTAACAAGGTTTTCGTTCCTGGACACCTGGACTTGCTCAAAGTGAGAGTTCTCGAGAAACCAAATTCATATGTATTTGAGTACTACTTCAAGGATCTTGGCGGCAATCCCTGGAATGGGCCTAATGGCTTCAGCTTGCAGATAATTGAGGCATATTTCGACTTCAAAGAAGGAGGCAACACTTCGGCAATTAAGATGTTCCCCGACGGGCCTGGAAGCAATGTAGACCTCGACCCGGAGCACCCATGGGATCTAGCGATTAGAGTTGCCGGTTGGGATTACGGAAACATAGTTGTACTCTCAGATGGAACGAGGTATCAGGGCGAGATGAAAATCTCTGCAGATCCGGCTAGAAACGCCATTGTGGTAGAAGTTCCAAAGAAGTACCTTCCAAAGGTGCCGGATTATATGGCCGTGCTTGTTGGTTCTCAAGATGGTTATGGCCCGGACAAGTGGAGGCCTGTCGCGGTTGAGGCTGAGGAATGGAAAGGTGGAGGAGCTCCAGCTGACGCAGTTATAGCTGGAGTTGCCCCAAGAGTCTACGACCTTCTAGTTCCAGAAGGATTTAAGCCAACTCAGGAGGAACAACTAAGCAGTTATGATGCAGAAAGTGGAAAGAGAGCAACAGTAAAAATGATCCCCGTAACAACAGCAACCAATGTAATAATAGAGGCTACTGACCCACAGGGAGACGACCATGGTCCAGGAAGCTACACTTACGCCACAAACAAAGTCTTTGTGCCAGGACACCTGGATCTTCTGAAGTTCAGGATGCTTGATAGTGGTGAAACATATACTTTGGAGTTTTACTTCGCAGATCTGGGGGGCAACCCATGGAATGGACCCAATGGCTTCAGCTTACAGATAATCGAAGTCTACCTCGACTTCAAGGATGGTGGAAACTCCTCGGCAATTAAGATGTTCCCAGATGGGCCAGGAAGCAACGTTGATTTAGACCCGGAGCACCCATGGGATCTAGCGATTAGAGTTGCTGGTTGGGACTATGGAAACATAATTGTTCTCCCCGATGGAACAAGCTATCAAGGAGAAATGAAAATCTCTGCAGATCCGACAAAGAATGCAATAATTGTTGAAGTTCCAAAGAAGTACATTGAAATAAACGAAGACTATGGTCTCTACGGAGCAGTTCTTGTTGGTTCTCAAGACGGTTATGGTCCAGACAAGTGGAGACCAGTTGCAGTTGAGGCAGAGGAGTGGAAGGGCGGAGGAGCTGATGTTAACGCAGTTGTTGCTGGTGTAGCGCCTAGAGTGTATGATCTCCTAGTCCCAGAAGGATTTAAACCAACTCAGGAAGAACAACTGAGCAGTTATGATGCAGAAAGTGGAAAGAGAGCAACAGTAAAAATGATACCGCTCTTTGGAGTTGAAGAAAAACCCGTCGAAAGTGAAACCCCCACTAAAACCGAAAGCCCAACACCAAGCGAGACCTCTCCAACCTCGACAACCTCAAGCCCAACAACTTCATCAACCCCAACTTCCTCCCCAAGCCCAACAGAAACCGGAGGAATCTGTGGTCCAGCAGCACTCGTAGGACTAGCGTTAATCCCACTGCTGCTAAGGAGAAAAATGGAGTAA
- a CDS encoding IS982 family transposase (programmed frameshift), translating to MVVLSFQREILIIKSEIYPIISKHYPKNTHREIISLYDLITFAILAHLHFNGVYKHAYRVLIEEMKLFPKIRYNKLTERLNRHEKLLLLAQEELFKKHAREYVRILDSKPIQTKELARKNRKDKEGSSEVISEKPAVGFVPSKKFYYGYKLTCYSDGNLLALLSVDPANKHDVSVVREKFWVIVEEFSGCFLFLDKGYVSRGLEEEFLRFGVVYTPVKRGNQISNLEEKKFYKYLSDFRRRIETLFSKFSEFLLRPSRSVSLRGLAVRILGAILAVNLDRLYNFTGGGN from the exons GTGGTTGTATTGAGTTTTCAGAGGGAAATCCTGATCATAAAATCCGAAATCTACCCGATAATCAGCAAACACTACCCGAAAAACACTCACAGGGAAATAATCAGCCTCTACGACCTAATAACCTTCGCAATACTAGCACACTTGCACTTTAACGGAGTTTACAAGCACGCTTACAGAGTCCTAATCGAAGAAATGAAGCTGTTCCCCAAAATCAGGTACAACAAACTAACAGAACGCTTGAACAGGCACGAAAAACTCCTGCTCCTAGCGCAGGAAGAATTATTCAAAAAACACGCCAGAGAATACGTTAGAATACTGGACTCAAAGCCCATTCAGACCAAGGAGTTGGCCAGAAAAAACAGGAAGGATAAGGAGGGTTCTTCAGAAGTCATCTCTGAAAAGCCCGCAGTTGGGTTTGTTCCCTCT AAAAAGTTTTACTATGGGTACAAGCTGACCTGTTACTCTGATGGAAATTTGCTGGCTTTACTGTCTGTTGATCCGGCGAATAAGCATGATGTGAGTGTTGTCCGGGAAAAGTTCTGGGTGATTGTTGAGGAGTTTTCCGGCTGTTTTCTGTTTTTGGATAAGGGGTATGTTAGCAGGGGGCTCGAGGAGGAATTTCTGAGGTTTGGCGTTGTTTACACGCCAGTAAAGCGGGGGAATCAGATTAGTAATCTGGAGGAGAAGAAGTTTTACAAGTACTTGTCTGACTTTCGCAGGAGGATTGAGACTTTGTTTTCGAAGTTTTCTGAGTTTCTTCTGAGGCCGAGCAGGAGTGTTAGTTTGAGGGGGTTAGCTGTCAGGATTTTAGGGGCGATTCTGGCCGTGAATCTGGACAGATTATACAACTTCACAGGTGGTGGGAACTAG
- the glmM gene encoding phosphoglucosamine mutase, which produces MRLFGTAGIRGPINSKITPELALNVGKALGTYIDHGTVVVGRDARTSSIMLESAIVSGLLSSGVDVIRIGLVPTPMLAWATNKLGNAGVMVTASHNPPSDNGIKVFNEKGIEFFLEQEEELERIIFSKSYKIAPWDKIGSVKDLDLREQYIGEILDYVNHETKLKILLDMGNGAGSLITPYLLREMGAKVVTLNSHPDGHFPGRKSEPTYENIAYLSNLVRELGFDLAIAQDGDADRIAIFDEKGNYIEEDTLIALFARLYAREHNGGNVVVSINTSFRIDKVVEEEGGKVYRVPLGQLHDGIKKYNAIFASEPWKFIHPKFGLWIDSFVTIGLLVKIIDQEGKPLSEIVKDIPKYYMVKKNVKCPEEIKYQVVEKAKEQLQEYLKDQIEEVITISGIRLNLKDGSWVLVRPSGTEPKIRVVVEGITEKRREELFSLAYNLVTRLVSEFSSRSKSS; this is translated from the coding sequence ATGAGGCTGTTCGGAACTGCGGGAATTAGAGGTCCTATTAATTCAAAAATTACTCCAGAGCTTGCTCTAAATGTCGGAAAAGCCCTTGGTACGTATATTGACCACGGTACAGTTGTTGTAGGGAGAGACGCAAGAACATCAAGTATAATGCTCGAAAGTGCAATCGTAAGCGGTCTACTGAGCAGCGGTGTGGATGTCATCAGAATTGGCCTTGTTCCAACCCCAATGCTTGCATGGGCCACAAACAAGCTTGGAAACGCTGGTGTAATGGTAACGGCATCCCACAATCCACCGAGTGATAATGGCATTAAGGTGTTTAATGAGAAAGGAATAGAATTCTTTTTGGAACAAGAAGAGGAACTGGAGAGAATAATCTTCTCCAAAAGCTACAAAATTGCCCCATGGGATAAAATTGGAAGCGTAAAAGACTTAGATTTGAGAGAGCAGTATATTGGAGAGATACTGGATTATGTAAATCACGAGACCAAATTGAAAATTCTCTTGGATATGGGGAATGGTGCTGGTAGTTTAATAACTCCATATTTATTGAGAGAGATGGGAGCAAAAGTCGTGACGTTGAATTCCCATCCAGACGGACATTTCCCGGGTAGAAAATCCGAGCCTACCTATGAAAACATAGCATATTTAAGCAATCTTGTCAGAGAGCTTGGCTTCGACCTCGCGATCGCTCAAGATGGTGATGCTGACAGAATTGCGATATTCGATGAAAAGGGCAACTATATAGAGGAAGACACTCTGATAGCGCTTTTTGCAAGGCTTTACGCCAGAGAACATAATGGAGGAAACGTTGTAGTTTCAATAAACACTTCCTTCAGAATCGATAAAGTCGTGGAAGAGGAAGGTGGAAAAGTATACAGAGTCCCACTGGGTCAGCTCCATGATGGAATAAAGAAGTACAATGCGATCTTTGCCTCAGAACCATGGAAGTTCATCCATCCAAAGTTTGGACTGTGGATTGACAGCTTTGTCACAATTGGGCTGTTGGTAAAAATAATAGACCAAGAAGGGAAACCGCTTTCGGAGATAGTTAAGGACATTCCAAAATACTACATGGTTAAAAAGAACGTGAAGTGCCCAGAGGAGATAAAATATCAAGTTGTTGAGAAGGCAAAAGAGCAATTGCAAGAGTACTTGAAAGACCAAATTGAAGAGGTCATAACAATTTCTGGTATAAGGTTAAACCTCAAGGATGGTTCTTGGGTATTGGTAAGACCAAGTGGAACTGAACCAAAAATAAGGGTCGTTGTGGAAGGAATCACAGAAAAAAGAAGAGAAGAGCTGTTCAGTTTGGCATACAACTTGGTTACTAGACTAGTCTCAGAGTTCTCTAGCAGGTCTAAGAGTTCTTAA
- a CDS encoding IS6-like element ISPfu5 family transposase produces MIYLLVSVLKTFRRNKIPAKKKTRAINLYLHGLSYRQVGTILEISHTTVWETVQKFAKAVYQPKILAVKKQRNFIAIDETVIKINGQKRFLWAAIDVESKEILAVWITSVRNWWIARDFILVVLKSCEGQPIFLVDKGPWYKSAFKSLGLDYLHVTFGPRNCVERWFRTVKERTKRFWNNFRARDWRRVHRFVFLFSFWYNFVRIHSRFGGPPGDVTEWLQEVIPQLS; encoded by the coding sequence ATTATTTACTTACTGGTTTCAGTCTTAAAAACCTTTCGCCGGAACAAAATCCCAGCAAAAAAGAAAACCAGGGCAATAAACCTGTACCTGCACGGACTAAGTTACAGACAGGTAGGAACAATCCTCGAAATCAGCCACACAACAGTCTGGGAAACAGTCCAAAAATTCGCGAAAGCAGTTTACCAGCCGAAAATCCTCGCAGTCAAAAAACAGAGAAACTTCATCGCAATTGACGAGACAGTGATAAAGATCAACGGCCAGAAGAGATTTCTCTGGGCTGCAATCGACGTTGAGAGCAAAGAAATCCTAGCAGTATGGATTACAAGCGTTAGGAACTGGTGGATTGCCAGGGACTTCATTCTAGTTGTTTTGAAATCCTGCGAGGGACAGCCAATTTTCCTGGTTGACAAAGGGCCGTGGTATAAATCAGCGTTTAAATCTCTCGGGCTGGATTATCTGCATGTGACTTTCGGGCCGAGGAACTGTGTTGAGCGCTGGTTTAGGACTGTTAAAGAGAGAACAAAGCGTTTCTGGAATAACTTCAGGGCTAGAGACTGGAGGAGGGTTCACAGGTTTGTTTTTCTGTTTTCATTCTGGTATAATTTTGTTAGAATTCATTCTCGGTTTGGTGGACCGCCTGGTGATGTGACTGAATGGCTTCAGGAGGTGATACCCCAGTTATCCTGA
- a CDS encoding IS982 family transposase (programmed frameshift), with the protein MVVMNFQQEILIIKSEIYPIISKHYPKNTRREVISLYDLITFAILAHLHFNGVYKHAYRVLIEEMKLFPKIRYNKLTERLNRHEKLLLLAQEELFKKHAREYVRILDSKPIQTKELARKNRKEKKGSSEIISEKPAVGFVPSKKKFYYGYKLTCYSDGNLLALLSVDPANKHDVSVVREKFWVIVEEFSGCFLFLDKGYVSRELQEEFLKFGVVYTPVKRENQVSNLEEKKFYKYLSDFRRRIETLFSKFSEFLLKPSRSVSLRGLVVRILGAILAVNLDRLYNFTDGGN; encoded by the exons GTGGTTGTTATGAACTTTCAGCAGGAAATCCTGATCATAAAATCCGAAATCTATCCGATAATCAGCAAACACTACCCGAAAAACACTCGCAGGGAAGTAATCAGCCTCTACGACCTGATAACCTTCGCAATACTAGCACACTTGCACTTTAACGGAGTTTACAAGCACGCTTACAGAGTCCTAATCGAAGAAATGAAGCTGTTCCCAAAAATCAGGTACAACAAACTAACAGAACGCTTGAACAGGCACGAAAAACTCCTGCTCCTAGCGCAGGAAGAATTATTCAAAAAACACGCCAGAGAATACGTTAGAATACTGGACTCAAAGCCCATTCAGACCAAGGAGTTGGCCAGAAAAAACAGGAAGGAGAAGAAGGGTTCTTCAGAAATCATCTCTGAAAAGCCCGCAGTTGGGTTTGTTCCCTCTA AAAAAAAGTTTTACTATGGGTACAAGCTGACCTGTTACTCTGATGGAAATTTGCTGGCTTTACTGTCTGTTGATCCGGCGAATAAGCATGATGTGAGTGTTGTCAGGGAAAAGTTCTGGGTGATTGTTGAGGAGTTTTCTGGCTGTTTTCTGTTTTTGGATAAGGGTTACGTTAGTAGAGAACTTCAGGAGGAATTCCTGAAGTTTGGCGTTGTTTACACGCCGGTGAAGCGGGAGAATCAGGTTAGTAATCTGGAGGAGAAGAAGTTTTACAAGTACTTGTCTGACTTTCGCAGGAGGATTGAGACTTTGTTTTCGAAGTTTTCTGAGTTTCTTCTGAAGCCGAGCAGGAGTGTTAGTTTGAGGGGGTTGGTTGTCAGGATTTTAGGGGCGATTCTGGCCGTGAATCTGGACAGATTATACAACTTCACAGATGGTGGGAACTAG
- a CDS encoding ABC transporter ATP-binding protein, with the protein MAGVRLVDVWKIFGDFQAVKEMNLEIKDGEFMVLLGPSGCGKTTTLRMIAGLEEPSKGQIYIGDKLVADPEKGIFVPPKDRDIAMVFQSYALYPHMTVYDNIAFPLKLRKVPKQEIDQRVREVAELLGLTELLNRKPRELSGGQRQRVALGRAIVRRPKVFLMDEPLSNLDAKLRVKMRAELKKLQRQLGVTTIYVTHDQVEAMTMGDRIAVMNAGVLQQVGTPEEVYDKPANTFVAGFIGSPPMNFLDASVTEDGFLDFGEFRLKLLPDQFEVLQELDYVGKEVIFGIRPEDVYDALFAQVKVPGENMVRARVDIVENLGGEKVVHLRVGGLSFVGKFSAESKVREGEEVDVVFDMKKIHTFDKKTKKAIF; encoded by the coding sequence ATGGCTGGTGTGAGGCTTGTAGATGTTTGGAAAATATTTGGGGACTTCCAAGCAGTAAAAGAAATGAATTTAGAAATTAAAGACGGAGAATTCATGGTTTTACTCGGCCCGAGTGGTTGTGGTAAGACTACCACTTTAAGGATGATTGCCGGTTTAGAAGAACCGAGCAAGGGGCAAATTTACATTGGCGATAAACTCGTTGCTGACCCAGAAAAAGGAATCTTCGTCCCGCCAAAGGATAGGGACATTGCCATGGTCTTCCAGAGCTACGCCCTCTACCCCCACATGACTGTTTACGACAACATCGCTTTTCCATTAAAGCTCAGAAAAGTACCAAAGCAGGAAATTGACCAGAGGGTTAGGGAAGTTGCCGAATTGCTCGGCCTGACAGAACTCCTCAACAGGAAGCCGAGGGAGCTGTCCGGCGGTCAGAGACAGCGTGTTGCTCTCGGTAGGGCGATTGTTAGGAGGCCTAAAGTTTTCCTTATGGACGAGCCGCTGAGTAATCTGGATGCTAAGTTGAGGGTTAAGATGAGGGCTGAGTTGAAGAAACTGCAGAGGCAGCTTGGCGTCACTACAATTTACGTTACTCACGATCAGGTTGAGGCTATGACGATGGGTGACAGGATTGCCGTGATGAATGCTGGAGTACTACAACAAGTTGGAACTCCCGAAGAGGTTTATGACAAACCCGCAAACACATTCGTGGCTGGTTTTATTGGCTCGCCACCAATGAATTTCCTTGATGCCAGCGTTACAGAGGATGGTTTCTTGGACTTTGGCGAGTTCAGGCTTAAACTGCTGCCGGACCAGTTTGAGGTCTTGCAGGAGTTGGATTATGTGGGTAAAGAAGTAATCTTTGGTATTAGGCCGGAGGATGTTTATGATGCTTTGTTTGCTCAGGTGAAGGTTCCTGGGGAGAATATGGTTAGGGCTAGGGTTGATATTGTTGAGAATCTTGGTGGGGAGAAGGTCGTGCATTTGAGGGTTGGTGGTTTGAGTTTTGTTGGTAAGTTCTCGGCTGAGTCTAAAGTTCGGGAGGGAGAAGAGGTTGACGTTGTCTTTGACATGAAGAAAATCCACACCTTCGATAAAAAAACAAAAAAAGCAATATTCTAA